In Camelina sativa cultivar DH55 chromosome 17, Cs, whole genome shotgun sequence, the genomic stretch NNNNNNNNNNNNNNNNNNNNNNNNNNNNNNNNNNNNNNNNNNNNNNNNNNNNNNNNNNNNNNNNNNNNNNNNNNNNNNNNNNNNNNNNNNNNNNNNNNNNNNNNNNNNNNNNNNNNNNNNNNNNNNNNNNNNNNNNNNNNNNNNNNNNNNNNNNNNNNNNNNNNNNNNNNNNNNNNNNNNNNNNNNNNNNNNNNNNNNNNNNNNNNNNNNNNNNNNNNNNNNNNNNNNNNNNNNNNNNNNNNNNNNNNNNNNNNNNNNNNNNNNNNNNNNNNNNNNNNNNNNNNNNNNNNNNNNNNNNNNNNNNNNNNNNNNNNNNNNNNNNNNNNNNNNNNNNNNNNNNNNNNNNNNNNNNNNNNNNNNNNNNNNNNNNNNNNNNNNNNNNNNNNNNNNNNNNNNNNNNNNNNNNNNNNNNNNNNNNNNNNNNNNNNNNNNNNNNNNNNNNNNNNNNNNNNNNNNNNNNNNNNNNNNNNNNNNNNNNNNNNNNNNNNNNNNNNNNNNNNNNNNNNNNNNNNNNNNNNNNNNNNNNNNNNNNNNNNNNNNNNNNNNNNNNNNNNNNNNNNNNNNNNNNNNNNNNNNNNNNNNNNNNNNNNNNNNNNNNNNNNNNNNNNNNNNNNNNNNNNNNNNNNNNNNNNNNNNNNNNNNNNNNNNNNNNNNNNNNNNNNNNNNNNNNNNNNNNNNNNNNNNNNNNNNNNNNNNNNNNNNNNNNNNNNNNNNNNNNNNNNNNNNNNNNNNNNNNNNNNNNNNNNNNNNNNNNNNNNNNNNNNNNNNNNNNNNNNNNNNNNNNNNNNNNNNNNNNNNNNNNNNNNNNNNNNNNNNNNNNNNNNNNNNNNNNNNNNNNNNNNNNNNNNNNNNNNNNNNNNNNNNNNNNNNNNNNNNNNNNNNNNNNNNNNNNNNNNNNNNNNNNNNNNcgagctagggaaagagggggtttatatatggaaacccatttgacctagcttcccagacctgcccgatggtctactcgatggggtacacgaggcttgagtcgggtaactcctcgggtggatcttcgggttgctcttcgcgctcttggatcctcttcgatcgtgttggggttcagacttgttcttgtagctcgatggctccttcgggtacatgctcgagttgtccttgtttttccccatttttggctctttagcacctgttttcatccaatatatgcaaatgcagaaatacaataccctaaatgctctaaaacttgatttctACAGTAAATgatctaaaaatgctaagttagaggtatgaacaatgcaaaatatggataaaaaaggatgctaaaaacatgtaaattagagtgttatcagtTACAAAATTTGGCTTTGGGTAGGGATGATCCAGAATTGTTTATCCCACATGAGTCTTATGCAGCTGTTGTGGCTCGCAATAAGCTAAGTTTGATAGCTAGACCTCTTAACCCGAGAGCTCAAAACCTCTTTACTGTGATATCTTCGCTACCAAGAATTTGGGGATTAGCAGCAAGAGTCCACAGAAGGGTTCTGGATGATACCTTTGTTCAGTTTCTATTCCAATTTGAGGTGGATCTTATATCAGTTCAAAGAAGGGAACCATGGATATTCAACAATTGGTTTGTGGCTTTTCAAAGGTGGGAGGACCTTCCTGATTTTGATTTCCTCACAACAATAGATATCTGGGTTCAGATGAGAGGAATCCCTCTTCCTTATGTTTGTGAAGAAACTGTGACACAAATAGCAGAAGCGCTTGGTGAAGTGGTGGAACTGGACTTTCATGATGCTACTACTACTCAGGTAGCTTATATCATAATCAGAATTATAGTTAGCATAACTGATCGTCTAAGTTTCTTCCGAAGAGTTAAGTTTGATTATGGGGAGACTGCAGTAATCAGATTTCAATATGAATGACTAAGAAGATTTTGTAGCAGGTGTTTGAGGTTCACTCATCTCAGGAACTATTGTCCTTTTCTCCAACCTCTACCTGTCACAAACACTGGTACTGCAGATCATAGAACTGATGGGAGAGAAAGAATTGCATTGCATGATGAGCTCCATAGGTCAGACATGAATTTGCAAGCTCATATTTCTGATGATTCCCTTTCGGTACCTATCCTTCCACCTCCAAGAGTTGATACGCCACCTCTGAACCCATATGAGATTGCAGCTGCAAGTCCTTATTTTCATCCTTCAAGAGATGAAAAGTTTCTGAATTTTTCTGACCCAATTCCTCAGACTCCTTGGAGACACAATCAAACATCAATAGGCTCTAATATAACTCCAATAAGTGAGTATGAGATAACTTCCAGAGATGCAAGGAATTTTGAGGTTAGAGAATGTTCTAGAAGACATGATGAAGGTGAATCTGGTAAGAATTATGAAATAGAAGAGAAGCGCAAAATCTCAGAAGTTGATAAGAATGAGGAAGAACGAaggaagcaaaagcaaaagcaaaaagtTCATGAGCATAATGAGGGAGGGATTCTAAAACCTCCAAAGAAACGTTAAAGCTTTGACACTCTACTGATTCTGTCAACAATTTTTTGGTAATGCTGCTTAGGTTCAATGAATGCAGCCAAAGTCTTGAATAAGTGCATATCCAAGATGATCAATATGGTGTGAACTCTTAGTTTAAACATTAAAGCAGAATTAGAAGTTTGGAATGACTTGTACTTTTGTAGTGTAGAAAAATGGATTAGTGGGATCTCTTTGATCTAATCCACGGTTAAAAGTTTAGAAAATCTGTAGAGTTCTGTAAGTGGAAGTACCACTGTTGTAACACTTGCAAcagtttgttatatataaaatggaGACACTtatgagggaaaaaaaaactcagtttaatccacatatgttttaaaaaaattcaacagcCACATTGCATATTAAGCATTTGAAATTTGTATCCAAAACCATAATTGTACATGGTCTaagcaaaaagacaaaaataagaTAGAGAGGTAACCAAAGCGAAAGAGGGCAAAAAGTTTTGGTGAGAGCTTAAAGCTTGTCTTCGAAATCAGAGAGTGGAGTCATCTGTTCCTTCAAACCCTTCCTCTTCCTGGTATCAGCCACAAGCACTGAGGCCTGAGTTCCTGGCTCAAGAGGGTCAGACGACATCATTTCCCAATGATCAAAAACACACTGCGGGAATGCCTGTCCTGAGGTTGCTGCCCTAAGCTGAGCCGAGAATCCAAACGACTCCACAACAGGCAGGTACGCCTTGATGTTGTACAGTGGTGTCCCTGGCCTCTGCATCTCCTCAAAGACGTGTCCTCTCTTCTGATTCAGCACGCTGTAGATTCCTCCAAGAGCTCCCTCTGGTGCCTGGATCTCAACCATGTATACAGGCTCCAAAAGTCGGGGCTTGGCTGTGAGCTGGGAAGCGTATATGACTCTTCTGGCCGTTGGGATGACCTGACCACCTCCTCTGTGGATCGCATCAGAGTGAAGAACCACATCACAAACCTCAAAACAGATGCCTCTCATGTTCTCTTCGCAAAGAGGACCTTCCTTGGAAGCCCACTGGAAACCAGCCACCACTGAGTCCTTGATTTCATTAAGGTACTGAACTCCCTTACACATATCAACCACCATGTTAGGCCCTGTGGTTTCAGGTCCAAACGCCCAGATTTTCTTTGCAAGATCCTTGTCCCATCCAAACTCCTCCGCCAAGATCTTGGACCTGGTCTTAGGGTCATCCCTTGGACCAATACGTCCCTCATCAATAGCCTCAGCTAGACCTTCCTCCATGGGTCTTGCTTCCATGTACAGACGGTTGTGCTTGTTAGGAGACTTACTCATTACCGTGCGTGAAGATCTATCACATACTGTCTCACGGAAAGAGACCACAGGGTCTGACTTGATAATTTCTGCACCACCCATGAAATCATCCTGGAGATCCTTCAAACAAATCTCAATATGGAGTTCTCCTGCACCAGCGACAATGTGCTGCCCTGACTCTTCCATTGAGCACACAACCATAGGATCAGACTTGGCCAGCCTCTTGAGACCCTCAACAAGCTTAGGAAGATCAGATGCAACCTTACACTGAACAGCGACACGAACAACAGGGGACACAGAAAACTTCATGGCGCGAATGGGATGAGCATCAACTTCAGTCTCATTAGTCAATGTAGCATTCTTTGTGATGAACTGATCCAGCCCAACCATAGCAACAGTGTTACCACAAGGAACATCGTCCACAGTCTCTTGCCTCTTACCCATCCAAATAACAGTCCTCTGAACACTCTTAACATACAGATCCTTCTTCTCACCAGGGACAAAGTTGGGACCCATAATTCTGACCTTCATACCAGTAGCAACCCTACCAGCAAAGACACGACCAAAGGCAAAGAACCTACCCTTGTCAGAAGCAGGAATCATCTTAGACACGTACAGCATGAGAGGACCATTGGGGTCACAGTTCCTGATGGCATTTGCATACTTATCATCAAGGGGACCTTCATACAGATTCTCAACACGGTACCTCTGGGCAGTGTGGGGAGATGGCAAATGAAAGATCATCATCTCAAGTAGTGCAGTACTTGCAGGGAGCCACGTCTGCATAACACGCTTCATCAAAGGTTTAGCCAACAGTTCCTTCTCATCGTTCTTCATCTGGACACCAAGCTTGGCCAACATAGGCCACAACTTGTCCTTCTGGTCATTCATGCAAGTGGCAATGATTTGCTTGATGGGTTCATAGCAGAACTGGACAAACCCACGCTTGCAGGTCGCGGTACCAGTGTTTTTGCTAGTCCATTTCCTGGTGGCAGGGTCAAAGAAATTCTCACCCCAGAGTCTCTCCATCATCTTAGATTCATCAACACCGAACTTGGAAGCATACATCTTGGCAAAGTTGGTAAGTGTAAACGCCCAACCGTGGAGACCAGCAGAAAACGCAACAGTACCCTTCTCTGGATAAACCTGAACATCACCAAGGAGAGGATCCTCGTACGTAGCCATGATGACGTTTGCATTCTCAATGACCCTCGAGAAAGTCTGGTAAGCCTCCTCACCATCAACTTGAAGCTCAAGGAAACATCTGTCCATTTTGTTGACAGTCAAGACAGGTCGAATCCTCTCACCAAGAGCCTGACGTAGAACAGTCTCAGTCTGAACACACACACCCTCAATGCAGTCGACCACGACAAGAGCACCATCAGTAATACGGAGAGCAGCAGTAACCTCAGAAGAAAAGTCAACATGTCCAGGTGAATCGATAAGGTTGATGAGGTATTCGTTTCCGTCTCTGGCTCCAGTGAAACTCTTCAAAGAAGCATCAGTCATCTCGTAGTAGAGAGAAATACCAGTGGACTTGATAGTGATACCACGTTCTGCCTCATCAGCTCTGGTATCAGTCATACGAACATCACCAGCAACCTCTTGGGCAATGATACCAGCAGCAGCAACCAAGGAATCAGTGAGAGTGGATTTCCCTgttgatcaaataaaataacGATGCATTAGTTTACATTTCAATTCGttaagcaaataaacaagagatagtatttaattttcaaaacagaTTAGAGAAGTAAgagataattaattttaaaacagttAATAACTATGCACAAAGGCTGAAAAATCTCAAAAGAGAGGTGATTAATAATATACCGTGGTCAACATGAGCAATAACGGACATATTACGGATGTTGTGTTTGTAGTCCATAATCCGTCGGAGCTCATCAGCTGTAAACTTCACCTGCAAGTGTATATAACAAAGGTCTTTTATTTAAGCATAAATCCTTATAGTATAAATGCATAGCTATataagaaccaaaacaaaagtattaccattttgtaaaacttttgtTGTCACCTCCAAAATCTCTGCAATATCAATGAAAAAAGTAAGGATTAGCAATTGAATTAGATTGATTGACTGAGATATTTTCATTACAAATCAGACAATAAGAAGGGAAACTTTAGCTTATATCACGCttgcaacaaaacaaataaaaatcatacaGAAATGAAGATACATATAAACAACTGAAGACTATGATAATTTTTCGTAAATTATTCTCAAGAACAAAGGATCATCTAGTAAACCAGATCGAGAGGTAAAAAATCGAACGATACATAACAACAGACTTATCAAAACAAGCAAGTATCGGAGATGAATCATAGGTTTTGGTGAGACAATCAAAGGATATTAGCACAGATCTGAAGCAAGTCTATGTCATCTAAACATCAAAACGGAATCGTCTACTAAACCAGATCGAGTTGTAAAACCGAACGATGCATAACAACAGACTCAGTCATCTAAACACCAGAACGGAACAAAATTGCTAAAACTACCGGAGATGAATCAAAGGTTTTGGTTAAACAATCAAACGAGATCTCCAGCAAGACTCAGTCATCTAAACACCAAAACGGAACAAAattgctaaaactaatcaagacaaacacaaaagcAAACATCTACATGGGAATCAAATCATCGGTACAGATCGATGCGGCGACTAACCTTAACGAGAAAGATGAAGACTagtgagcgagagagagagaagagaggtgcAAGGAAGGAGACGGCGCCGAAAGCTTCTTATTATATATGCTCTATTCTCTCAATCAGGGTTTTAGCTCTTATGGGCCATATTGGGCCATTACGTAGCACGCTAAATTAATCTTCAGGAGCCCatgatttgagatttgagattacGTATCAATTTGTTTCGTCTTTACACTCTCTCAAAACGTTTTCTGAAAGTtcccaaattttgttttactgaGAATATAAGTtgacaaaatattatttgtacTTATTACATCTTTCACATCCTTTGTTCATCTGTTCAACTAAGGCAGCAACGAatggatgaagatgataatACATTATTGGATCTTTGTTTTGCGTtctacagatatatatatatatatatatatataaactcttaTTAGCAAAAGAACTGGGGGActttcaacaacaaaattccCTGGCTCTTTTTGTATGGTTAAAAGAGGTTTTACAAATTTTGGGATTAGTCATGACTAAATTGGTCGGTCATGTAAAGAAAGCTTCGAAGTTggtgtt encodes the following:
- the LOC104758898 gene encoding elongation factor 2; the protein is MVKFTADELRRIMDYKHNIRNMSVIAHVDHGKSTLTDSLVAAAGIIAQEVAGDVRMTDTRADEAERGITIKSTGISLYYEMTDASLKSFTGARDGNEYLINLIDSPGHVDFSSEVTAALRITDGALVVVDCIEGVCVQTETVLRQALGERIRPVLTVNKMDRCFLELQVDGEEAYQTFSRVIENANVIMATYEDPLLGDVQVYPEKGTVAFSAGLHGWAFTLTNFAKMYASKFGVDESKMMERLWGENFFDPATRKWTSKNTGTATCKRGFVQFCYEPIKQIIATCMNDQKDKLWPMLAKLGVQMKNDEKELLAKPLMKRVMQTWLPASTALLEMMIFHLPSPHTAQRYRVENLYEGPLDDKYANAIRNCDPNGPLMLYVSKMIPASDKGRFFAFGRVFAGRVATGMKVRIMGPNFVPGEKKDLYVKSVQRTVIWMGKRQETVDDVPCGNTVAMVGLDQFITKNATLTNETEVDAHPIRAMKFSVSPVVRVAVQCKVASDLPKLVEGLKRLAKSDPMVVCSMEESGQHIVAGAGELHIEICLKDLQDDFMGGAEIIKSDPVVSFRETVCDRSSRTVMSKSPNKHNRLYMEARPMEEGLAEAIDEGRIGPRDDPKTRSKILAEEFGWDKDLAKKIWAFGPETTGPNMVVDMCKGVQYLNEIKDSVVAGFQWASKEGPLCEENMRGICFEVCDVVLHSDAIHRGGGQVIPTARRVIYASQLTAKPRLLEPVYMVEIQAPEGALGGIYSVLNQKRGHVFEEMQRPGTPLYNIKAYLPVVESFGFSAQLRAATSGQAFPQCVFDHWEMMSSDPLEPGTQASVLVADTRKRKGLKEQMTPLSDFEDKL